One genomic segment of Acinetobacter oleivorans DR1 includes these proteins:
- the rplR gene encoding 50S ribosomal protein L18, with product MNEKKQTRLRRAKSTRLHIRALGATRLCVNRTPRHIYAQVISADGGKVLAQASTLDASLRSGTTGNVDAATKVGALIAERAKAAGVTKVAFDRSGFKYHGRIKALADAARENGLEF from the coding sequence ATGAACGAAAAGAAACAAACCCGTTTGCGTCGTGCGAAAAGCACACGCTTGCACATCCGTGCATTGGGTGCGACTCGTTTGTGTGTAAACCGCACTCCGCGTCACATCTATGCTCAAGTTATTTCAGCAGATGGTGGCAAAGTTTTAGCGCAAGCTTCAACTTTGGATGCATCTTTACGTAGCGGTACTACAGGTAATGTAGACGCGGCTACTAAAGTAGGTGCTTTAATCGCAGAACGCGCGAAAGCAGCTGGTGTAACTAAAGTTGCATTTGACCGTTCTGGTTTTAAATATCATGGTCGTATCAAAGCCTTGGCTGATGCTGCTCGTGAAAACGGCTTGGAGTTCTAA
- the rpsE gene encoding 30S ribosomal protein S5, translating into MAKVEQNEGLVEKLVAVDRVAKVVKGGRIFSFTALTVVGDGNGRVGFGRGKAREVPAAISKALEAARRNMITVDLAGTTLQHPVNARHGASRVYMQPASEGTGVIAGGAMRAVLEAAGVHNVLAKCYGSTNAANVVNATFKGLRDMTSPEKVAAKRGKSVAEIQG; encoded by the coding sequence ATGGCTAAAGTTGAACAAAACGAAGGTCTTGTTGAAAAGCTGGTTGCCGTTGATCGTGTAGCCAAAGTTGTTAAGGGCGGTCGTATCTTCTCTTTCACAGCATTAACTGTTGTGGGTGATGGTAATGGTCGTGTTGGTTTTGGTCGTGGTAAAGCACGTGAAGTTCCAGCTGCTATTTCTAAAGCACTTGAAGCTGCACGTCGCAACATGATTACTGTAGACCTTGCAGGTACTACTTTACAACACCCTGTGAATGCTCGTCATGGCGCAAGCCGTGTATACATGCAACCTGCTTCTGAAGGTACTGGCGTAATCGCTGGTGGCGCAATGCGTGCCGTTCTAGAAGCTGCGGGCGTGCATAACGTACTTGCTAAATGTTATGGTTCTACTAATGCTGCAAACGTAGTAAACGCAACTTTCAAAGGTTTGCGTGATATGACTTCTCCTGAGAAAGTCGCTGCGAAACGTGGTAAATCAGTAGCAGAAATTCAAGGGTAA
- the rpmD gene encoding 50S ribosomal protein L30 — MKTIKVTQTKSSSHRLKNHKLCLQGLGLRRIGHTVEVQDTPSNRGMINKVYYMVSVEE, encoded by the coding sequence ATGAAAACGATTAAAGTTACCCAGACTAAATCTTCTTCACATCGCTTGAAAAATCACAAGCTTTGCTTACAAGGTTTAGGTCTGCGTCGTATTGGTCATACTGTAGAAGTGCAAGATACGCCTTCTAACCGCGGTATGATCAACAAAGTCTACTATATGGTTAGTGTAGAGGAATAA
- the rplO gene encoding 50S ribosomal protein L15 produces the protein MTLRLNELAPAEGAKRENRRLGRGIGSGVGKTGGRGVKGQKSRKSGGVRPGFEGGQTAIYRRLPKFGFTSQIALKTAEVRLSELSKVEGDIVSLETLKAANVVRRDQVRARIVLSGEITRAFTVQGVALTKGAKAAIEAAGGKVEE, from the coding sequence ATGACTCTGCGTTTAAATGAGCTTGCGCCTGCGGAAGGTGCAAAACGTGAAAACCGTCGTTTAGGCCGTGGTATCGGTTCTGGCGTTGGTAAGACTGGTGGCCGTGGTGTCAAAGGTCAAAAATCACGTAAAAGTGGTGGCGTTCGTCCAGGCTTTGAAGGCGGTCAAACAGCGATTTATCGTCGTTTACCTAAATTCGGTTTCACTAGCCAAATCGCTTTAAAAACTGCTGAAGTACGTTTATCTGAGTTAAGCAAAGTTGAAGGCGACATCGTTAGCCTAGAAACTTTGAAAGCTGCGAATGTTGTTCGTCGTGACCAAGTTCGTGCTCGTATCGTACTTTCTGGTGAAATCACTCGTGCATTCACTGTTCAAGGTGTTGCATTGACTAAAGGCGCTAAAGCTGCAATTGAAGCAGCTGGCGGCAAAGTCGAGGAGTAA
- the secY gene encoding preprotein translocase subunit SecY produces the protein MKGQPFHVKYREIIRRMSFLIGALLVFRLGAHIPVPGINNAALENLFHANQGTILGLFNMFSGGALERMSILALGIMPYISASIIVQLMSTVIPSLEALKKEGEQGKRKINQYTRQGTLLLAVVQAVGMCAGLIGQGITLSVGLEFYIPAVTSLVAGTMFLMWLGEQITERGIGNGISMIIFAGIVSGLPKLIMQSVSSVDNGQTSLIGLVIFGLLSVGVLAAIVFIEKAQRRIPVNYAQKQQGRRIFTAQQTHLPLKINMAGVIPAIFASSLLLFPASLGQWVGSADANAGLIKRSLQDLALVLSPGQPLYLVLFGALIIFFCYFYTALVFSPKEVSENLKRSGAYVPGIRPGEQTARYLDHILNRLTFIGAIYITVICLMPMILQSSFGIPFSLGGTSLLIVVVVVMDFMAQLQAHLTSHQYDNQTLMRKTTAHPKG, from the coding sequence ATGAAAGGTCAGCCATTTCACGTGAAATATCGTGAAATTATTCGCCGGATGAGTTTTCTAATCGGTGCATTGCTGGTCTTTCGACTAGGAGCGCATATTCCAGTACCAGGCATTAATAATGCTGCGTTAGAAAATTTATTTCATGCGAACCAAGGAACTATTCTTGGGCTATTCAATATGTTTTCTGGCGGTGCTTTAGAGCGAATGTCTATTCTTGCTTTAGGAATTATGCCTTACATTTCTGCATCAATTATTGTGCAGTTAATGTCTACGGTAATTCCTTCACTAGAAGCCTTGAAAAAGGAAGGTGAGCAAGGTAAGCGTAAAATTAATCAATATACGCGTCAGGGTACATTGTTGCTTGCAGTGGTTCAGGCAGTTGGTATGTGTGCAGGTTTGATTGGTCAGGGTATTACTCTGTCAGTTGGTCTTGAGTTTTATATACCAGCAGTTACTTCACTTGTCGCTGGAACTATGTTCTTAATGTGGCTAGGTGAACAAATTACTGAAAGAGGTATTGGTAACGGTATCTCAATGATTATTTTTGCTGGTATTGTTTCTGGTTTGCCTAAGTTAATTATGCAATCAGTTTCATCAGTAGATAATGGTCAGACAAGCTTAATTGGTCTTGTGATCTTTGGTCTTTTGTCTGTAGGTGTGCTGGCTGCCATTGTGTTTATTGAAAAAGCACAACGTCGTATTCCAGTAAATTATGCACAAAAGCAACAAGGTCGTCGTATATTTACGGCACAGCAGACACATTTGCCATTAAAAATTAATATGGCTGGTGTGATTCCTGCGATTTTTGCAAGTTCTTTACTATTGTTCCCGGCGAGTCTTGGTCAATGGGTAGGAAGTGCAGATGCAAATGCTGGATTAATTAAACGTAGCTTACAAGATTTAGCTTTAGTATTGTCGCCTGGACAGCCTTTGTATTTGGTGCTCTTTGGTGCGTTAATTATCTTTTTCTGTTACTTTTATACGGCTTTAGTATTTAGCCCTAAGGAAGTATCAGAAAATCTAAAACGCAGCGGAGCTTATGTGCCTGGTATTCGCCCAGGTGAGCAAACTGCTCGTTACTTAGATCATATTCTTAATCGTTTGACGTTTATTGGTGCGATTTATATTACGGTCATTTGTTTAATGCCAATGATTCTACAAAGTTCTTTTGGGATCCCATTCTCTTTGGGTGGTACATCATTACTAATCGTAGTTGTCGTTGTTATGGACTTTATGGCTCAGCTACAAGCGCACTTAACATCTCATCAATATGATAATCAAACATTAATGAGAAAAACGACTGCTCATCCTAAGGGATAA
- the rpmJ gene encoding 50S ribosomal protein L36 translates to MKVQASVKKICGSCKVIRRNGVIRVICSAEPRHKQRQG, encoded by the coding sequence ATGAAAGTACAAGCTTCTGTAAAGAAAATTTGTGGTAGCTGTAAAGTTATCCGTCGTAATGGGGTTATTCGCGTAATTTGTAGCGCAGAACCTCGTCATAAGCAGCGTCAAGGTTAA
- the rpsM gene encoding 30S ribosomal protein S13, which translates to MARIAGVNIPDNKHAVISLTYIFGVGRHTAKNILATVGITETTKIRELDDAQLDAIRAEVAKVPTEGDLRREISMNIKRLMDLGCYRGLRHRRSLPVRGQRTKTNARTRKGPRKPIKK; encoded by the coding sequence ATGGCTCGTATTGCCGGTGTAAACATTCCGGATAACAAGCATGCTGTTATCTCCCTCACTTACATCTTTGGTGTCGGTCGCCATACTGCTAAGAATATCTTAGCTACAGTTGGTATTACTGAAACTACTAAGATCCGTGAGTTGGACGATGCTCAGCTTGATGCGATTCGTGCAGAAGTTGCTAAGGTTCCTACCGAAGGTGACTTACGTCGCGAAATTTCCATGAACATTAAACGTTTAATGGATTTGGGTTGCTATCGCGGCCTTCGCCATCGTCGCAGCTTGCCTGTCCGTGGTCAACGCACCAAAACTAACGCACGTACCCGTAAAGGTCCGCGCAAACCGATTAAAAAGTAA
- the rpsK gene encoding 30S ribosomal protein S11, whose protein sequence is MAKDTRTRKKVTRTVSEGVAHIHASFNNTIVTITDRQGNALAWATSGGQGFRGSRKSTPFAAQVAAEVAGKAALDYGLKNLDVLVKGPGPGRESAVRALGAVGYKINSITDVTPIPHNGCRPPKKRRV, encoded by the coding sequence ATGGCTAAAGATACTCGCACACGCAAGAAGGTCACTCGTACCGTCTCTGAAGGTGTTGCACACATTCACGCGTCTTTTAATAACACCATTGTTACGATTACTGATCGTCAAGGTAATGCATTGGCTTGGGCCACCTCTGGTGGACAAGGCTTCCGTGGTTCACGTAAATCAACTCCGTTTGCTGCTCAGGTAGCTGCTGAAGTTGCTGGTAAAGCAGCTTTAGATTACGGTTTGAAAAATCTGGATGTCCTTGTAAAAGGTCCTGGTCCAGGTCGTGAGTCTGCGGTTCGTGCATTAGGCGCAGTGGGTTATAAAATTAACAGCATTACCGATGTGACGCCAATTCCTCACAACGGTTGCCGTCCACCTAAAAAACGTCGCGTGTAA
- the rpsD gene encoding 30S ribosomal protein S4, which translates to MARYIGPKCKLSRREGTDLQLKSGVKPFDVKTKKANKAPGQHGQARGGKQSEYSLQLREKQKVRRIYGVLERQFSNYYKEAARVKGATGENLLKLLESRLDNVVYRMGFGSTRAEARQLVSHRSITLNGRRVNIASIQVKAGDVIAVHEGAKQQLRIKNAIELAAQRGIPAWIDVDHSKLEGTFKAAPDRADLPAEINESLIVELYSK; encoded by the coding sequence ATGGCTCGTTATATTGGTCCAAAATGCAAACTCTCTCGCCGCGAAGGGACAGACCTGCAACTTAAATCTGGCGTTAAACCTTTTGACGTCAAAACTAAAAAAGCTAACAAAGCACCTGGTCAACATGGTCAGGCACGCGGTGGTAAGCAATCTGAGTATTCACTACAATTACGTGAAAAACAAAAAGTCCGTCGTATTTACGGTGTGTTAGAACGTCAATTTAGTAACTACTATAAAGAAGCAGCTCGTGTTAAAGGCGCAACAGGTGAGAACTTGTTGAAATTGCTTGAAAGCCGTCTTGATAACGTTGTTTATCGCATGGGTTTTGGTTCTACACGTGCAGAAGCTCGTCAGTTAGTAAGTCACCGTAGCATTACTTTGAATGGTCGTCGTGTAAACATCGCATCTATTCAAGTTAAAGCTGGTGATGTAATTGCGGTTCACGAAGGTGCTAAACAACAATTGCGTATTAAAAACGCGATTGAGTTAGCTGCACAACGTGGTATTCCAGCTTGGATCGATGTTGATCATTCTAAGCTTGAAGGTACGTTTAAAGCTGCACCAGATCGTGCTGATTTACCTGCTGAAATCAATGAAAGCTTGATTGTAGAATTGTATTCTAAATAA